One part of the [Pantoea] beijingensis genome encodes these proteins:
- the wecB gene encoding non-hydrolyzing UDP-N-acetylglucosamine 2-epimerase: protein MKVLTVFGTRPEAIKMAPLVKALSDDPDIDSRLCVTAQHREMLDQVLRLFALVPDYDLNIMRPEQGLTEITCRILQDLKAVFDEFKPDVVLVHGDTTTTLAASLAAFYHRIPVGHVEAGLRTGDLYSPWPEEANRKLTGHLATFHFTPTETSRQNLLRENLSGERIFVTGNTVIDALLWVRNRILGDEALRSSLTTRYAFLQPQKKMILVTGHRRESFGGGFERICQALADIARLHPEVQIVYPVHLNPNVSEPVNRILSNIENIVLIEPQEYLPFVWLMHRSWLILTDSGGIQEEAPSLGKPVLVMRDTTERPEAVEAGTVSLVGTDVEKILAEVTRLLTDDEAYQTMSRAHNPYGDGHACARIIQALKNNRVTL from the coding sequence GTGAAAGTATTGACCGTTTTCGGCACGCGACCTGAGGCCATAAAAATGGCCCCGCTGGTAAAAGCCCTATCTGACGACCCTGATATCGACTCACGTCTGTGCGTCACTGCGCAGCACCGTGAAATGTTGGATCAAGTGCTGCGCCTTTTTGCCCTGGTGCCTGATTATGATTTGAATATCATGCGTCCTGAGCAGGGCCTGACCGAAATTACCTGCCGTATTTTGCAAGATTTGAAGGCAGTTTTTGATGAGTTTAAGCCTGACGTCGTATTGGTTCATGGTGATACCACCACAACGCTGGCAGCTAGCCTCGCTGCCTTTTATCATCGTATTCCTGTGGGCCACGTTGAGGCCGGTTTGCGCACTGGCGATCTTTACTCTCCGTGGCCTGAAGAAGCAAACCGTAAACTGACAGGCCACCTTGCTACTTTTCATTTCACGCCAACGGAAACCTCGAGGCAGAATTTGCTTCGTGAAAATCTGAGTGGTGAGCGTATTTTCGTTACTGGAAATACCGTGATTGACGCATTGCTATGGGTAAGAAACCGAATACTTGGTGATGAAGCGCTGCGTAGCAGCCTGACAACGCGTTACGCCTTTTTACAGCCACAGAAGAAGATGATTTTGGTCACTGGGCATCGTCGTGAAAGCTTTGGTGGCGGATTTGAACGTATTTGCCAGGCACTGGCTGACATTGCGCGTTTACATCCTGAGGTGCAAATCGTCTACCCTGTGCACCTTAATCCTAACGTCAGTGAGCCGGTTAACCGCATCCTGTCGAATATTGAAAATATTGTCCTGATTGAGCCGCAGGAGTATCTGCCCTTTGTTTGGCTGATGCATCGCTCATGGTTAATTCTGACCGACTCTGGCGGCATACAGGAGGAGGCTCCGTCGTTAGGTAAACCGGTATTGGTTATGCGTGATACGACAGAGCGTCCCGAAGCCGTTGAGGCGGGAACCGTTAGTCTGGTAGGAACCGATGTGGAGAAAATCCTGGCGGAAGTCACACGTCTTTTAACAGACGACGAGGCGTATCAGACGATGAGTCGCGCCCACAATCCTTATGGCGATGGACATGCCTGCGCGCGTATTATACAAGCGCTTAAAAATAATAGAGTAACACTATGA
- the rfbB gene encoding dTDP-glucose 4,6-dehydratase → MKRILVTGGAGFIGSAVVRYLIGQTTHQVRVIDKLSYAGNLASLASVAGNARFTFEKVDICDRSEVDRVITAFQPDLVMHLAAESHVDRSIDGSAAFIETNIVGTWQLLEASRHYWASLDAKKKAGFIFHHISTDEVFGDLDDSQAFFTEETPYAPSSPYSASKASSDHLVRAWWRTYGLPVIVTNCSNNYGPYHFPEKLIPLMIINALSGKPLPVYGNGRQIRDWLYVEDHARALYQVVTQGKPGETYNIGGHNERTNIDVVEALCALLEELAPNKPQGVKQYRDLIRWVTDRPGHDQRYAIDAGKIERELGWRPQESFDSGIRKTVTWFLENESWWQAILDGSYQAAHPVLSPTTTTR, encoded by the coding sequence GTGAAACGTATCCTTGTTACTGGAGGTGCCGGATTCATCGGTTCTGCTGTCGTCAGATATCTCATCGGGCAGACCACGCATCAGGTGAGGGTTATCGATAAGCTCAGTTATGCTGGCAATCTGGCCTCTCTGGCATCGGTTGCTGGCAATGCACGCTTTACGTTTGAAAAAGTGGATATCTGCGATCGTAGTGAAGTTGATCGCGTTATTACGGCATTCCAACCTGATTTGGTTATGCATCTGGCGGCTGAAAGCCACGTCGATCGCTCGATTGATGGCTCTGCTGCGTTTATCGAAACGAATATTGTCGGTACCTGGCAGTTACTGGAAGCGAGCCGCCATTATTGGGCCTCGCTGGATGCAAAGAAAAAAGCAGGCTTTATTTTTCACCATATCTCTACCGATGAAGTCTTTGGCGATCTGGACGACAGCCAGGCTTTTTTCACTGAAGAGACGCCGTATGCTCCCAGCAGTCCATACTCTGCCAGCAAGGCCAGTAGCGACCACCTGGTACGGGCATGGTGGCGTACCTATGGTTTACCGGTGATTGTGACAAATTGCTCGAACAATTACGGCCCCTACCATTTCCCGGAGAAACTGATCCCGTTAATGATCATCAATGCGTTATCGGGGAAACCACTACCTGTTTACGGCAACGGCAGACAGATCCGTGATTGGTTGTATGTCGAAGATCATGCGCGTGCGTTGTACCAGGTTGTCACGCAGGGGAAGCCTGGCGAAACCTATAACATCGGTGGCCATAATGAGCGTACCAATATTGATGTGGTGGAAGCCTTATGTGCGCTCTTAGAAGAGCTGGCACCGAATAAACCGCAAGGCGTCAAACAGTATCGCGATTTGATTCGTTGGGTGACTGACCGACCTGGCCATGACCAGCGTTATGCCATTGACGCGGGTAAAATTGAGAGAGAATTGGGATGGCGCCCGCAAGAGAGTTTCGACAGCGGTATCCGTAAAACCGTCACTTGGTTTTTAGAAAACGAAAGCTGGTGGCAAGCTATCCTGGATGGTAGCTATCAGGCTGCGCATCCCGTCCTGTCACCAACGACCACCACGCGTTAA
- the trxA gene encoding thioredoxin TrxA, translating to MSSDKIVHLTDDSFETDVLKADGLTLVDFWAEWCGPCKMIAPILDEVAEEYAGKLTIAKLNIDENPGTAPKYGIRGIPTLLLFKNGEVAATKVGALSKGQLKEFLNANLD from the coding sequence ATGAGCAGCGATAAAATTGTTCACCTGACCGATGACAGCTTTGAAACCGACGTACTAAAAGCCGACGGTTTGACGCTGGTAGATTTCTGGGCAGAGTGGTGTGGTCCGTGCAAAATGATCGCACCGATCCTCGACGAAGTTGCTGAGGAATATGCAGGTAAGTTGACCATCGCCAAGCTGAATATTGACGAAAACCCGGGCACAGCGCCGAAATACGGTATTCGCGGTATTCCAACTCTGCTGTTATTTAAGAATGGCGAAGTTGCGGCAACGAAGGTCGGTGCCCTCTCTAAAGGCCAGCTTAAAGAATTCCTGAACGCGAATCTGGACTAA
- the rho gene encoding transcription termination factor Rho: MNLTELKNTPVSDLITLGENMGLENLARMRKQDIIFAILKQHAKSGEDIFGDGVLEILQDGFGFLRSADSSYLAGPDDIYVSPSQIRRFNLRTGDTIAGKIRPPKEGERYFALLKVNEVNYDKPENARSKILFENLTPLHANSRLRMERGNGSTEDLTARVLDLASPIGRGQRGLIVAPPKAGKTMLLQNIAQSIAYNHPDCVLMVLLIDERPEEVTEMQRLVKGEVIASTFDEPASRHVQVAEMVIEKAKRLVEHKKDVIILLDSITRLARAYNTVVPASGKVLTGGVDANALHRPKRFFGAARNVEEGGSLTIIATALVDTGSKMDEVIYEEFKGTGNMELHLARKIAEKRVFPAIDYNRSGTRKEELLTSQEELQKMWILRKIIHPMGEIDAMEFLINKLAMTKTNDEFFDMMKRS; encoded by the coding sequence ATGAATCTTACCGAATTAAAAAATACGCCGGTTTCTGACCTGATTACTCTCGGCGAAAATATGGGGCTGGAAAACCTGGCGCGCATGCGTAAGCAGGACATCATTTTTGCCATCCTCAAGCAGCATGCTAAAAGTGGCGAAGATATCTTCGGCGACGGTGTGTTGGAGATATTGCAGGATGGATTTGGTTTCCTCCGTTCTGCTGATAGCTCCTACCTCGCCGGTCCTGATGATATCTACGTTTCTCCCAGCCAAATTCGCCGTTTCAACCTTCGCACGGGCGACACCATCGCCGGTAAAATTCGTCCACCAAAAGAAGGTGAACGCTATTTTGCACTGCTGAAGGTTAATGAAGTTAACTACGATAAACCTGAAAATGCGCGCAGCAAAATTCTGTTCGAAAACCTAACGCCGCTGCATGCTAATTCACGGTTACGTATGGAGCGCGGTAACGGCTCCACTGAAGATCTGACCGCACGCGTCCTCGATCTGGCATCGCCAATTGGTCGTGGGCAGCGTGGTTTGATTGTGGCACCGCCGAAAGCGGGTAAAACCATGCTGTTGCAGAATATTGCACAAAGCATTGCTTATAATCACCCGGATTGCGTACTGATGGTGCTGCTGATCGATGAGCGCCCTGAAGAAGTTACGGAAATGCAGCGCCTGGTGAAGGGTGAAGTTATTGCTTCTACCTTTGACGAACCTGCCTCTCGCCACGTTCAGGTTGCTGAAATGGTGATCGAGAAGGCCAAACGCCTGGTTGAGCATAAAAAAGATGTGATCATCCTGCTCGACTCCATCACGCGTCTTGCGCGTGCTTATAACACCGTGGTGCCGGCTTCCGGTAAGGTGCTGACCGGTGGTGTAGACGCGAACGCATTACATCGTCCTAAGCGCTTCTTTGGTGCCGCACGTAATGTGGAAGAAGGTGGAAGTCTGACGATCATCGCAACCGCGCTGGTCGATACCGGTTCGAAGATGGATGAAGTCATCTACGAAGAGTTTAAAGGCACCGGTAACATGGAATTGCATCTTGCCCGTAAAATTGCTGAAAAACGTGTCTTCCCTGCGATCGATTACAATCGTTCAGGCACGCGTAAAGAAGAGCTGCTGACTTCTCAGGAAGAGCTGCAGAAAATGTGGATCCTGCGTAAAATTATCCATCCAATGGGTGAGATCGATGCAATGGAATTCCTCATTAATAAGTTGGCGATGACAAAAACCAACGATGAGTTCTTCGACATGATGAAGCGCTCTTAA
- the rfbA gene encoding glucose-1-phosphate thymidylyltransferase RfbA, giving the protein MKGIILAGGSGTRLYPITRGISKQLLPIYDKPMIYYPLSVLMLAGIREILIITTPEDKSHYQRLLGDGAEFGITLQYAEQPHPDGLAQAFIIGETFIGDESCCLVLGDNIYFGQGFSPKLKSVAAKTSGATVFGYQVMDPERFGVVEFDDDFRAISIEEKPARPKSNWAVTGLYFYDNKVVEYAKQVKPSVRGELEITSINQMYLDNGELTVQLLGRGFAWLDTGTHDSLIEASTFVQTVEKRQGFKIACLEEIGWRNGWLNDDDVRRSAAALSKTGYGKYLLDLLHARPRQY; this is encoded by the coding sequence ATGAAAGGTATCATTCTTGCTGGTGGCTCAGGAACCCGGCTGTATCCGATCACGCGTGGAATATCGAAGCAGCTTTTGCCCATATATGACAAGCCGATGATTTATTATCCGCTTTCTGTCCTGATGCTGGCTGGAATCCGCGAAATCCTGATTATTACCACCCCGGAAGATAAATCACATTATCAGCGTCTGCTTGGTGATGGCGCAGAGTTTGGCATTACCCTTCAGTATGCTGAGCAACCCCATCCCGACGGCCTGGCACAGGCGTTTATTATAGGTGAGACTTTTATCGGTGATGAATCATGTTGCCTGGTATTGGGTGATAACATCTACTTTGGTCAGGGATTTAGTCCGAAGCTGAAAAGCGTCGCAGCGAAAACATCCGGTGCGACGGTATTTGGCTACCAGGTGATGGATCCTGAGCGGTTTGGCGTGGTGGAGTTCGATGATGATTTTCGTGCGATTTCGATAGAGGAAAAACCTGCGCGGCCAAAGTCAAACTGGGCGGTGACCGGACTATATTTCTATGACAACAAGGTTGTGGAATACGCTAAACAGGTAAAGCCTTCCGTGCGCGGAGAACTGGAAATCACCTCAATAAACCAGATGTATCTTGATAATGGTGAGTTGACCGTGCAATTGCTGGGGCGCGGTTTTGCCTGGCTGGATACGGGGACTCATGACAGCCTGATAGAGGCGAGTACATTTGTACAAACGGTCGAGAAACGTCAGGGATTCAAAATCGCCTGCCTGGAAGAAATTGGCTGGCGCAATGGCTGGTTAAACGACGACGACGTGCGTCGTTCGGCAGCCGCGTTGTCAAAAACCGGCTATGGCAAATATTTACTGGATCTTCTTCATGCCCGTCCTCGCCAGTATTAG
- the rhlB gene encoding ATP-dependent RNA helicase RhlB — MSKTHLTEKKFSDFALHPQVIEALESKGFHNCTPIQALALPFTLSGRDVAGQAQTGTGKTMAFLTSTFHHLLSHPAAPGRQVNQPRALIMAPTRELAVQIHADAEPLTKSTGLKLGLAYGGDGYDKQLKVLESGVDILIGTTGRLIDYAKQNHINLGAIQVVVLDEADRMFDLGFIKDIRWLFRRMPATNQRLNMLFSATLSYRVRELAFEHMNNAEYVEVEPEQKTGHRIKEELFYPSNEEKMRLLQTLLEEEWPDRAIIFANTKHRCEDIWGHLAADGHRVGLLTGDVAQKKRLRILDDFTKGDVDILVATDVAARGLHIPAVTHVFNYDLPDDREDYVHRIGRTGRAGASGHSISLACEEYALNLTAIEEYIGHSIPMSKYNSEALMTDLPPPKRLTRNRSGNGPRRGGNNNRRSSAPRNNNRKRPG; from the coding sequence ATGAGCAAAACACACTTAACCGAAAAGAAGTTTTCCGACTTCGCCCTGCACCCTCAGGTGATTGAAGCCCTTGAAAGTAAAGGGTTTCATAATTGCACGCCCATCCAGGCGCTTGCATTGCCTTTTACGCTCTCCGGACGTGATGTAGCAGGTCAGGCGCAAACAGGTACCGGCAAAACGATGGCGTTTCTGACGTCAACGTTCCATCATCTCCTTTCTCACCCTGCGGCACCTGGCCGCCAGGTGAATCAACCTCGCGCGCTAATCATGGCCCCTACGCGCGAACTGGCAGTACAAATTCATGCCGATGCTGAGCCACTGACAAAATCTACTGGCTTAAAACTCGGGCTGGCTTACGGCGGCGATGGCTACGATAAACAGCTTAAGGTGCTGGAAAGTGGTGTGGACATCCTGATCGGTACTACCGGCCGCTTAATTGATTATGCTAAACAAAATCACATCAATCTTGGTGCGATTCAGGTCGTCGTACTGGACGAAGCCGACCGCATGTTTGATCTTGGCTTTATTAAAGATATCCGTTGGCTATTCCGCCGCATGCCGGCAACCAATCAACGTCTGAATATGCTGTTCTCCGCGACGCTCTCTTATCGCGTACGTGAGTTGGCTTTTGAACATATGAACAACGCTGAATATGTCGAAGTTGAACCGGAACAGAAAACGGGCCACCGCATCAAAGAAGAGCTGTTCTATCCTTCCAACGAAGAGAAAATGCGCCTGTTGCAAACGCTGCTGGAAGAAGAGTGGCCCGATCGTGCAATCATCTTCGCAAATACCAAGCATCGTTGTGAGGATATCTGGGGCCATCTGGCCGCCGACGGACATCGTGTTGGTTTGCTGACTGGAGATGTCGCGCAGAAAAAACGCCTGCGTATTCTCGACGACTTCACCAAAGGTGACGTTGATATCCTGGTGGCAACCGATGTTGCAGCGCGTGGCTTGCACATTCCCGCCGTTACGCACGTGTTTAACTACGATCTTCCGGACGATCGTGAAGATTATGTGCATCGCATTGGCCGTACCGGTCGCGCTGGAGCTAGCGGGCATTCAATTAGCCTGGCATGCGAAGAGTACGCGCTCAATCTGACAGCGATTGAAGAATATATCGGCCACAGTATTCCAATGAGTAAATACAACAGCGAAGCGCTGATGACCGATTTGCCACCGCCGAAACGCTTAACGCGTAACCGCTCAGGCAACGGCCCACGTCGTGGGGGCAATAACAATCGCCGCAGCAGCGCACCCCGTAATAACAACCGTAAACGCCCGGGTTAA
- the wecA gene encoding UDP-N-acetylglucosamine--undecaprenyl-phosphate N-acetylglucosaminephosphotransferase, protein MNLLNMSTELASIFLFSLVFLFFARKIAKKIGLVDKPNYRKRHQGVIPLVGGISVYAGICFTFLITNYYVPHALLYLSCAGILVLIGALDDRYDISVKLRASVQALIAIAMMYFGNLYLLSLGYIFGSWELVVGPFGYVLTLFAVWAAINAFNMVDGIDGLLGGLSCVTFGAMGIILYFDGQLSLAMWCFAMIAAIIPYILLNLGVFGRRYKVFMGDAGSTLIGFTVIWILLETTQGKRHPITPVTALWLIAIPLMDMIAIMYRRLRKGMSPFSADRQHIHHLIMRAGFSSRQAFVLITLAAALLAGVGVLGEYLNFIPEWIMLVLFLLAFGLYGYCIKRAWRVARFIKRMKRRMRNSSANKTLS, encoded by the coding sequence GTGAATTTACTCAATATGAGTACTGAGCTTGCTTCAATATTTTTGTTTTCACTTGTGTTCCTGTTTTTTGCTCGAAAAATAGCCAAAAAAATCGGATTGGTGGACAAACCTAATTATCGTAAACGTCATCAGGGTGTCATCCCACTGGTGGGTGGTATCTCCGTTTATGCGGGTATCTGCTTTACTTTTCTGATTACAAACTATTATGTCCCTCACGCGCTGCTGTATCTGAGTTGTGCGGGGATTCTTGTGCTGATTGGGGCACTGGACGATCGGTACGATATCAGTGTTAAGCTGCGTGCCTCAGTGCAGGCGCTGATCGCGATCGCGATGATGTATTTTGGCAATCTCTATCTGCTCAGCCTTGGCTACATCTTTGGTTCATGGGAGCTGGTTGTTGGGCCATTTGGTTATGTCCTGACGCTGTTCGCCGTCTGGGCGGCCATCAATGCTTTCAATATGGTGGACGGTATTGATGGGCTCCTTGGCGGCCTTTCCTGCGTTACTTTTGGCGCCATGGGAATCATCCTCTATTTCGACGGACAGCTTAGTCTTGCAATGTGGTGTTTCGCCATGATTGCCGCCATTATTCCTTATATCCTGTTGAATCTCGGTGTTTTTGGTCGCCGCTATAAAGTCTTTATGGGCGATGCGGGCAGTACGCTCATCGGTTTTACCGTTATCTGGATCCTGCTGGAAACGACGCAGGGGAAAAGGCATCCGATCACCCCGGTTACCGCACTCTGGCTGATTGCTATCCCCTTGATGGATATGATTGCCATTATGTATCGTCGCCTGCGTAAAGGGATGAGTCCCTTTTCCGCCGATCGCCAGCATATTCATCATTTAATTATGCGGGCGGGTTTCTCTTCACGTCAGGCTTTTGTCTTGATCACGCTGGCTGCTGCGTTACTGGCGGGCGTGGGTGTTCTGGGTGAATATCTTAATTTTATTCCCGAATGGATAATGTTGGTATTGTTCTTGCTTGCATTTGGCTTGTATGGATATTGCATTAAGCGCGCGTGGCGCGTGGCGCGTTTTATTAAACGAATGAAACGCAGAATGCGTAATTCAAGCGCGAATAAGACACTTTCTTGA
- the wecC gene encoding UDP-N-acetyl-D-mannosamine dehydrogenase, with product MSFKTISVIGLGYIGLPTAAAFASKGKKVVGIDINSHAVETINRGDIHIVEPDLDKVVKLAVENGFLSAATQPVAADAFLIAVPTPFKDGHQPDLSYVEAAAKSLAPVLKKGDLVILESTSPVGATEQMAEWLAEARRDLRFPQQVGEQADINIAYCPERVLPGQVMVELIKNDRVIGGMTSVCSARASELYTIFLEGECITTHARTAEMCKLTENSFRDVNIAFANELSVICAEQGINVWELISLANRHPRVNILQPGPGVGGHCIAVDPWFIVAQNPQLARLIRTAREVNDDKPHWVLKQVKNTVADCLIASNKRASELKIACFGLAFKPNIDDLRESPAMEVAHLIANWNVGETWVIEPNIDSLPLKLANAATLVSIDDALEYADILVMLVDHHPFKAIDATRIKQEWIVDTKGVWR from the coding sequence ATGAGTTTCAAAACGATTTCCGTTATAGGTTTGGGCTATATTGGTTTGCCAACCGCAGCGGCTTTTGCATCAAAAGGGAAAAAAGTTGTCGGAATTGATATTAATTCTCACGCGGTAGAAACCATCAATCGCGGTGATATTCATATCGTTGAACCCGATCTTGATAAAGTTGTAAAGCTGGCGGTGGAGAACGGGTTTTTATCTGCTGCTACCCAGCCGGTTGCCGCTGATGCGTTTTTGATTGCGGTACCGACACCCTTTAAAGATGGGCATCAACCCGATCTGAGCTATGTGGAGGCAGCGGCAAAATCGCTGGCACCGGTATTAAAAAAGGGTGATCTGGTGATTCTGGAGTCGACATCGCCCGTCGGCGCCACGGAGCAAATGGCTGAGTGGCTGGCGGAAGCAAGGCGCGATCTGCGTTTTCCGCAGCAGGTGGGTGAACAGGCCGATATTAATATTGCCTATTGTCCTGAGCGCGTCTTGCCTGGGCAGGTGATGGTTGAGCTGATTAAAAACGATCGGGTAATTGGCGGAATGACGTCGGTTTGCTCGGCGCGCGCCAGCGAGCTTTATACTATTTTCCTTGAGGGTGAGTGCATCACGACCCATGCGCGCACAGCAGAGATGTGCAAACTGACTGAAAACAGTTTTCGCGACGTTAACATTGCGTTCGCCAATGAGTTATCGGTGATTTGTGCCGAACAGGGCATAAACGTCTGGGAGCTGATTAGCCTGGCAAACCGCCATCCGCGAGTGAATATTCTTCAGCCAGGTCCGGGTGTCGGCGGGCACTGCATCGCAGTCGATCCCTGGTTTATCGTCGCCCAGAATCCTCAGCTGGCAAGGCTTATCCGCACTGCTCGTGAGGTTAATGATGATAAACCGCATTGGGTTCTGAAACAGGTGAAAAACACCGTTGCGGATTGCCTTATAGCCAGTAATAAGCGCGCCAGCGAGCTGAAAATTGCCTGTTTTGGTCTGGCATTTAAGCCCAATATTGACGATTTACGTGAAAGTCCGGCGATGGAAGTTGCGCATTTAATTGCGAACTGGAACGTTGGTGAAACATGGGTCATTGAACCAAATATAGATAGCCTTCCCTTAAAACTGGCGAATGCCGCAACCCTTGTTTCCATTGACGATGCCCTTGAATATGCCGATATTCTGGTGATGCTGGTTGACCATCATCCTTTTAAAGCGATCGATGCCACACGAATTAAACAGGAATGGATTGTGGATACCAAAGGAGTGTGGCGGTGA
- the wzzE gene encoding ECA polysaccharide chain length modulation protein, translated as MKTDSEVFSHSARVENELDIRGLCCTLWRGKHWIAGMALLFIAAAFIYSLLVKQQWSAAAITDRPTVNMLGGFYSQQQFLQNLDSRINTVAATPQPTVMDDAYKEFVMQLSAYDTRRDFWLQTDYYKQRKNGNAKKDAALLDEMVGNIEFTAADAAKNINDSVRLMAETAADANNLLRQYVAFASQRAARHLNDELTGGWNARETQLKAQVKRQETVAQSIYDRQLHNVQQALKIAQQQGVEQLKTTTPSEQLPDSELFLLGRPMLQARLENLQASGPSYDLDYDKNRAMLLTLNVGPTLDAKFQTYRYLRTPEEPVKRDSPRRLFLMIMWGAVGALIGAGIALIRRPRA; from the coding sequence ATGAAAACAGATTCTGAAGTTTTTTCACACTCGGCCCGGGTGGAAAATGAGTTGGATATTCGTGGGCTCTGCTGCACCCTGTGGCGGGGAAAGCACTGGATTGCCGGTATGGCACTACTGTTTATTGCTGCTGCTTTTATCTACTCCTTGCTGGTTAAACAGCAGTGGAGTGCGGCGGCGATAACCGATCGTCCAACGGTGAATATGCTTGGTGGCTTTTATTCTCAGCAGCAATTTCTGCAAAATCTGGATTCACGCATCAATACAGTGGCTGCAACCCCGCAGCCAACGGTAATGGACGATGCTTACAAGGAGTTTGTCATGCAACTGTCGGCTTACGACACGCGACGTGATTTTTGGTTACAAACGGATTATTACAAACAGCGTAAAAATGGTAATGCGAAAAAGGATGCGGCATTGCTTGATGAGATGGTGGGTAATATTGAGTTTACCGCCGCAGATGCAGCAAAAAACATTAACGATAGTGTCAGGCTAATGGCTGAAACGGCAGCGGATGCTAATAATCTGCTGCGCCAGTATGTCGCTTTTGCCAGCCAGCGCGCTGCTCGTCATTTAAATGACGAGTTAACGGGCGGCTGGAATGCCCGTGAAACGCAGTTGAAGGCACAGGTAAAACGGCAGGAGACTGTTGCTCAATCTATTTATGATCGCCAGCTGCATAATGTTCAGCAAGCGCTAAAAATCGCGCAACAGCAGGGGGTTGAACAGCTCAAAACCACGACGCCTTCCGAACAGTTGCCGGATTCTGAACTCTTTTTGCTCGGACGTCCCATGCTGCAAGCTCGTCTGGAAAATCTTCAGGCAAGCGGTCCAAGTTACGATCTCGATTATGATAAAAACAGAGCGATGCTGCTGACGTTGAATGTCGGGCCAACGCTGGATGCTAAATTCCAGACGTACCGTTATCTGCGTACGCCAGAAGAACCTGTTAAGCGTGATAGTCCGCGTCGCCTGTTCTTAATGATTATGTGGGGTGCAGTTGGGGCGCTAATTGGCGCGGGCATTGCGCTGATACGTCGACCACGCGCTTAA